One region of Fimbriiglobus ruber genomic DNA includes:
- a CDS encoding SDR family oxidoreductase, with the protein MEPINKPSRRNAMQMGAGLVGPVLLAASGSSPAREKNAAPSNAPALKSPRDLYPKPPFKKQQQESPGLASKMEPRPDHGEKSYKGSGRLAGRKALITGGDSGIGRAAAIAFAREGADVAIGYLPFEESDAREVIELIKAEGRVAVALPGDIRDEAFCQKLVADAVKALGGLDILVNNAAKQVSQPSLGELTTEQFDATFRTNVYAMFWITKAALAHLPAGAAVINTASIQAYEPSPNIVDYAMTKSAIVSFTKSMAKQLAGKGIRVNAVAPGPFWTPLQPSGGQPPEALVTFGEKSPFGRPGQPAEIAPTYVLLASAEASYVTGEVFGNAGGTSPY; encoded by the coding sequence ATGGAACCAATCAACAAACCGTCTCGCCGCAATGCCATGCAGATGGGTGCCGGTCTGGTCGGCCCAGTCCTCTTGGCCGCCAGCGGTTCCTCGCCCGCGCGGGAGAAGAACGCCGCCCCGTCGAACGCACCTGCCCTCAAAAGCCCACGCGACTTGTACCCGAAGCCGCCCTTCAAGAAACAGCAGCAGGAGTCTCCCGGTCTCGCCTCGAAGATGGAGCCCCGACCCGACCACGGGGAGAAGAGCTACAAGGGCTCGGGTCGGCTCGCCGGGCGCAAGGCTCTCATCACCGGCGGGGACTCGGGCATCGGCCGGGCCGCGGCGATCGCGTTCGCCCGCGAAGGGGCTGACGTCGCGATCGGTTACTTGCCGTTCGAAGAGTCGGACGCCAGGGAGGTGATCGAGCTGATCAAGGCGGAGGGCCGCGTGGCCGTCGCGCTGCCCGGCGACATCCGCGACGAAGCGTTCTGCCAGAAGTTGGTCGCCGACGCGGTCAAGGCCCTCGGAGGTCTCGACATCCTGGTCAACAACGCGGCCAAGCAGGTGTCCCAACCGTCACTCGGCGAGCTCACGACCGAGCAGTTCGACGCCACGTTCAGAACCAACGTATACGCCATGTTCTGGATCACCAAGGCGGCTCTCGCGCATCTGCCCGCGGGGGCGGCCGTTATCAATACCGCCTCAATTCAGGCGTACGAGCCGTCGCCGAATATCGTGGATTATGCGATGACCAAGTCGGCCATCGTGTCGTTCACCAAGAGCATGGCGAAGCAGTTGGCCGGGAAAGGAATCCGCGTCAACGCGGTCGCCCCCGGGCCGTTCTGGACGCCCCTTCAGCCGAGCGGCGGACAGCCCCCGGAGGCGCTCGTGACGTTCGGTGAGAAGTCCCCGTTCGGCCGCCCCGGGCAACCGGCGGAGATCGCCCCGACCTACGTCTTGTTGGCGTCGGCAGAGGCCAGCTACGTCACCGGCGAGGTGTTCGGGAACGCCGGCGGCACCTCTCCGTACTGA
- a CDS encoding amino acid transporter, which yields MEHPIAPDEKPTRGRLLRWLLDGVDTRGVAGPHAREPEGGTHSWYRVMCLTGVDYFSTLGYQPGIAALAAGLLSPVATLVLVALTLFGALPVYWYVSKKSPRGEGSIAMMEHLLPWWQGKLLVLALLGFVATDFTITITLSAADATAHLLENPFCPGLLEGQQVVVTLALVGALGAVFLRGFKEAIGVAVFLVVAYLSLNALVVGAALNQVAVRPHMVAEWQSNLWAAHGSPWAMAAVALLVFPKLALGLSGFETGVAVMPLIRCSDADTERNPVGRIRNTRKLLVTAAVTMSLFLVASSLVTTLLIPADEFQPGGRANGRALAYLAHDLLGEWVGTAYDVVTILILWFAGASAMAGLINIVPRYLPRYGMAPEWTRAARPLALLFTAISVAITLIFRADVDAQAGAYATGVLVLMTSGATAAAISSRKDGSRASAIGFGAVALVFLYTLGANVIERPDGVKIAGLFIAGIVVVSLASRVWRILELRVAGVELDDTARRFLAEIGGRPLHLLAHDPTLPLPADYVADETDQRGDFNLRPDEPVLFLEVHVRDASDFTDVLHVYGVEVGCHRVLRAEATAIPNGVAALLLHLRDVTGKRPSVYFNWDEGSPLGQLIRYLFSGHGDVAPLTREILRRAEPDAKRRPAVYVGV from the coding sequence ATGGAACACCCAATAGCCCCGGACGAGAAACCCACCCGTGGCCGGCTCCTCCGCTGGCTCCTGGATGGGGTCGATACTCGTGGCGTTGCCGGTCCCCACGCTCGGGAACCCGAAGGTGGCACGCACTCCTGGTATCGGGTCATGTGCCTGACGGGCGTCGATTACTTCTCAACCCTCGGCTACCAACCCGGCATCGCCGCACTCGCCGCCGGACTGCTTTCGCCCGTGGCGACTCTTGTCCTCGTGGCGCTCACGCTTTTCGGCGCGCTTCCGGTTTACTGGTACGTTTCAAAAAAGAGTCCGCGCGGCGAAGGTTCCATCGCCATGATGGAACACCTACTCCCCTGGTGGCAGGGCAAGCTACTGGTCCTGGCCCTGCTCGGCTTCGTGGCCACCGACTTCACCATTACCATCACACTCTCGGCCGCCGATGCGACGGCCCACCTCCTCGAAAATCCGTTCTGCCCTGGCCTTCTCGAAGGGCAACAGGTGGTGGTGACGCTCGCCCTGGTCGGTGCGCTCGGGGCCGTGTTTCTGCGCGGTTTCAAGGAGGCCATCGGGGTGGCGGTTTTCCTGGTCGTGGCGTACCTCAGCCTGAACGCCCTCGTGGTCGGGGCCGCTCTCAATCAGGTGGCGGTTCGCCCGCACATGGTGGCCGAATGGCAGAGTAACCTCTGGGCTGCCCACGGCAGTCCGTGGGCCATGGCAGCCGTCGCGCTTCTCGTGTTCCCCAAACTCGCGCTCGGCTTGTCCGGATTCGAGACGGGCGTCGCCGTCATGCCACTCATCCGGTGTTCCGACGCCGATACGGAAAGAAATCCGGTCGGGCGAATCCGGAACACGCGGAAACTCCTCGTGACCGCCGCCGTCACCATGAGCCTCTTCCTCGTGGCGAGTAGTCTCGTGACTACGCTTCTCATTCCCGCCGACGAGTTCCAGCCCGGCGGCCGGGCGAACGGACGGGCGCTCGCTTACCTGGCCCACGACCTCCTCGGCGAGTGGGTGGGTACGGCCTACGACGTGGTGACTATTCTGATCCTCTGGTTCGCGGGAGCCAGTGCCATGGCCGGGCTTATCAACATCGTTCCCCGGTACCTGCCGCGGTACGGAATGGCACCCGAATGGACCCGTGCCGCCCGCCCACTCGCACTCCTTTTCACCGCGATATCGGTCGCCATTACGCTCATTTTCCGGGCAGACGTCGACGCCCAGGCGGGGGCATACGCGACCGGCGTCCTGGTCCTCATGACGTCCGGCGCGACGGCCGCCGCGATTTCCAGTCGCAAGGACGGTTCGCGAGCGTCGGCCATCGGATTCGGGGCGGTGGCACTCGTGTTTCTTTACACACTCGGGGCCAACGTCATCGAGCGGCCGGACGGTGTCAAAATCGCGGGCCTCTTCATCGCCGGAATCGTGGTAGTGTCACTCGCGTCCCGGGTGTGGCGAATCCTCGAACTTCGGGTCGCGGGCGTCGAACTGGACGACACCGCCCGGCGGTTCCTGGCCGAAATTGGCGGGCGTCCGCTCCACCTTCTGGCGCACGACCCCACTCTCCCGTTGCCGGCCGATTACGTGGCCGACGAGACGGATCAGCGGGGTGATTTTAACCTTCGGCCCGACGAGCCCGTGTTGTTCCTGGAAGTTCACGTTCGGGATGCCTCCGATTTCACGGACGTCCTTCACGTATACGGTGTCGAGGTCGGATGCCACCGCGTCTTGCGAGCCGAGGCGACGGCCATTCCGAACGGCGTCGCGGCTCTTTTGCTCCATCTCCGGGACGTGACCGGCAAGCGCCCAAGCGTCTACTTCAACTGGGACGAAGGAAGCCCACTTGGACAACTTATCCGGTACCTGTTCTCGGGCCACGGCGACGTAGCGCCGCTGACTCGGGAGATCCTCCGGCGAGCGGAGCCGGACGCGAAGCGTCGGCCAGCCGTGTACGTCGGGGTTTGA
- a CDS encoding DUF308 domain-containing protein: protein MRIIGILLVVIGILALAVPSVTFMTTERAVDTNFFKIDYQKPHTIVFNPIVGVVATVAGIAMVFASRRTAAA from the coding sequence ATGCGAATCATAGGCATTCTGCTCGTGGTCATCGGCATCCTCGCGCTGGCCGTACCGAGTGTCACCTTCATGACCACCGAGCGGGCGGTTGACACCAACTTTTTCAAGATCGACTATCAGAAACCTCACACGATCGTGTTTAACCCGATCGTCGGCGTTGTGGCCACGGTTGCCGGCATCGCGATGGTGTTCGCTAGTCGCAGAACTGCGGCCGCGTGA
- a CDS encoding ligase-associated DNA damage response exonuclease has product MAEISDDGLFCRPGGFHIDPWQPVDRAVVTHAHSDHARPGSHSYLAAVASEHLLRTRLGSINLETVPYGAVIEHNGVRVSLHPAGHVLGSAQVRLEYRGEVWVVSGDYKLEPDPTCAAFEPVGCHTFITESTFGLPIYRWDPAAALFAQINAWWRANREAGKASIIYAYSLGKAQRVMAGVDSSIGPIFTHGATERVTRAYRESGVALPPTEPVADAVRGKTWAGALVIAPPSAAGSTWVQKFEPAATAVASGWMRVRGTRRRRAVDRGFVLSDHADWPGLLGAIGATGAERVLATHGSAAVLARWLRDQGKDAGVLVTRFGDDDETGAGEDVSP; this is encoded by the coding sequence TTGGCCGAAATCTCTGACGACGGACTGTTCTGCCGGCCCGGTGGCTTCCACATCGACCCGTGGCAGCCAGTCGACCGGGCCGTCGTCACACACGCCCACTCGGACCACGCCCGCCCGGGCTCGCACTCGTACCTCGCTGCGGTCGCCAGCGAACATCTCCTCCGGACCCGTCTGGGGTCGATCAATTTGGAAACGGTTCCGTACGGGGCCGTCATCGAGCATAACGGCGTTCGGGTCTCGCTTCACCCGGCCGGCCATGTCCTCGGGTCGGCTCAGGTCCGTCTCGAATACCGCGGCGAGGTCTGGGTCGTGTCGGGCGACTACAAGCTAGAACCGGACCCGACGTGCGCGGCGTTCGAGCCCGTCGGGTGCCACACGTTCATCACCGAGTCGACGTTCGGCCTTCCCATTTATCGGTGGGACCCGGCTGCCGCTCTGTTCGCGCAGATCAATGCCTGGTGGCGGGCGAACCGTGAGGCCGGGAAGGCCAGTATTATTTACGCGTATTCACTCGGAAAGGCCCAGAGGGTGATGGCCGGCGTCGATTCGTCGATCGGCCCGATATTCACGCACGGTGCGACCGAACGGGTGACGCGAGCTTATCGCGAGAGTGGCGTCGCCCTGCCACCGACCGAACCTGTGGCGGACGCCGTTCGGGGCAAAACGTGGGCCGGGGCGCTGGTGATCGCACCGCCGTCGGCCGCCGGGTCGACGTGGGTGCAGAAATTCGAGCCGGCGGCGACCGCGGTGGCGTCCGGGTGGATGCGGGTCCGTGGCACCCGTCGGCGGCGGGCCGTCGACCGCGGGTTCGTCCTCTCCGACCACGCCGACTGGCCGGGGTTACTCGGGGCGATCGGCGCGACCGGCGCGGAACGGGTGCTCGCGACCCACGGGTCGGCCGCCGTCCTCGCCCGGTGGCTCCGCGACCAGGGGAAGGACGCGGGCGTGCTCGTGACTCGGTTCGGTGACGACGATGAAACCGGAGCCGGGGAGGACGTGTCCCCGTGA
- a CDS encoding ATP-dependent DNA ligase, which produces MKAFTDLFTALDETTKTGEKVNALVRYFTTAPAADAAWAVYFLSGRKPRRLVASNRLRAWAGELAGVPEWLFDECRDAVGDTAETIALLLPAPSDGMTDQPLAGWVEGRLLPLRNMPEADQRAAVAAAWSELDAPQRFVWNKLLTGEFRVGVSHLLVTRAVAKASGLPAEAVAHRLMGEWEPTAAFYTGLVATDGGETDLSRPYPFFLASPVDDDPAGLGPPADWRAEWKWDGIRSELVRRGGQTFVWSRGEELVTERYPELARVGAALPDGTVIDGEILPWKAGAVLPFAHLQKRIGRKTLGKKLLQDVPVVMMAYDLLEDAGVDIRDISLDRRRELLEERVAAAGSPDLLLSPRLPFEAWESLAEQRRVSRDRGVEGIMLKRADSPYRVGRVRGDWWKWKIEPFTIDAVLIYAQAGHGKRSGLYTDYTFGVWAGDALVTVAKAYSGLTDAEIRQVDAFVRRNTIEKFGPVRTVKPELVFELGFEGIQASPRHKSGIAVRFPRILRWRTDKAPKDADSLEHVKSLLAAGEKS; this is translated from the coding sequence GTGAAAGCGTTCACCGATTTGTTTACCGCCCTGGACGAGACGACCAAGACCGGCGAAAAGGTGAACGCCCTGGTCCGCTACTTTACGACCGCCCCCGCGGCGGACGCGGCGTGGGCCGTTTACTTTTTGTCCGGCCGTAAGCCGCGCCGCCTCGTCGCGTCTAATCGATTGCGTGCTTGGGCGGGGGAACTGGCGGGCGTGCCGGAGTGGCTGTTCGACGAGTGCCGCGACGCCGTCGGCGACACCGCCGAGACGATCGCGTTGCTGCTCCCCGCGCCGTCGGACGGGATGACCGACCAGCCCCTCGCCGGTTGGGTCGAGGGGCGGTTGCTCCCGCTCCGCAATATGCCCGAGGCAGACCAGCGGGCCGCGGTCGCGGCCGCGTGGTCCGAACTCGACGCCCCGCAGCGGTTCGTCTGGAACAAGCTGCTGACTGGCGAATTCCGCGTCGGCGTGTCTCACCTGTTGGTCACGCGGGCGGTCGCGAAGGCGTCCGGGCTACCGGCCGAGGCGGTCGCGCACCGGCTGATGGGGGAGTGGGAGCCGACGGCCGCGTTTTACACCGGCCTCGTCGCCACGGACGGGGGCGAGACCGACCTGAGTCGACCGTACCCGTTTTTCCTCGCGAGCCCTGTGGACGACGATCCGGCCGGGTTGGGTCCGCCGGCCGACTGGCGGGCCGAGTGGAAGTGGGACGGCATCCGGTCCGAACTCGTCCGCCGCGGGGGGCAGACGTTCGTCTGGTCCCGCGGCGAGGAACTGGTGACCGAACGGTACCCGGAACTCGCCCGGGTCGGCGCGGCACTGCCCGACGGGACCGTGATCGACGGCGAGATCCTGCCGTGGAAGGCGGGTGCCGTCTTGCCGTTCGCACACCTCCAGAAGCGGATCGGGCGGAAGACGCTCGGCAAGAAACTGCTGCAAGACGTACCGGTCGTCATGATGGCGTACGACCTACTCGAAGACGCCGGGGTCGATATCCGGGATATTTCCCTTGACCGGCGGCGCGAGCTTCTCGAAGAACGGGTCGCGGCGGCCGGCAGTCCGGACTTGCTGCTGTCCCCGCGGTTGCCCTTCGAGGCGTGGGAGTCCCTGGCCGAGCAGCGGCGGGTGAGTCGCGACCGCGGGGTCGAGGGGATAATGCTCAAGCGCGCCGATTCGCCGTACCGCGTCGGCCGCGTCCGCGGCGACTGGTGGAAGTGGAAGATCGAGCCTTTTACCATCGACGCGGTCCTGATTTATGCCCAGGCGGGACACGGCAAACGATCCGGACTTTACACGGATTACACGTTCGGTGTCTGGGCCGGCGACGCCCTGGTGACGGTCGCCAAGGCGTACAGCGGGCTGACGGACGCGGAGATCCGGCAGGTCGACGCGTTCGTCCGCCGGAACACGATCGAGAAGTTCGGTCCGGTCCGGACGGTCAAGCCCGAACTAGTATTCGAGTTGGGCTTCGAGGGCATTCAGGCGTCGCCGCGCCACAAGTCCGGAATCGCCGTCCGCTTCCCCCGAATTCTCCGCTGGCGAACGGATAAGGCGCCCAAAGACGCCGACTCCCTGGAACACGTGAAGTCACTTCTGGCCGCGGGGGAAAAGTCGTGA
- a CDS encoding ligase-associated DNA damage response DEXH box helicase, whose translation MSRSTPPPVAPLSPEAWFAAQGWAPFPFQREAWAAYQTGARGLIHASTGTGKTYAAYFGPVLEALAEPALRGPAPLRVLWITPLRALSNDTAVALRAPLGPLGLAWDVGVRNGDTGSSERARQRKRLPTVLITTPESLSLLLTQADAPERLSGLRAVVVDEWHELLGTKRGVLTELALARLRGWNAGLRVWGLSATLGNLNHALATLVGVGGTGRMIRGHVPKPVVIDSVIPDRVERFPWAGHLGLSLLPQVVAAIEEGRSALVFTNTRAQTEIWYQAILGTRPDWAGRMALHHGSLDRKVRDWVEDQLRAGTMRCVVCTSSLDLGVDFAPVDRVVQIGSPKGVARLLQRAGRSGHQPGAVSRVTCVPTNVLELVEVAAARVAAAAGAIESRQPVRKAYDLLAQHVVSTAVAGGFTPDALLAEVRTTAAYADLTAAEWAWVLDFVIRGGESLKAYPDYRRVVIDDGRLKVADERIARRHRLAIGTITSDASLEVRFLRGGRLGSVEEAFAARLKPGDRFAFAGRVLEFVRVREMTAWVRKATGSPTTIPRWAGGRMPLSTELSAAVRQQLEVARTGRYESPELAAVRPVLELQARWSRVPAPDELLVERLTTREGHHLFVYPFEGRLVHEGMAALAAYRLSRQRPVSFTLSANDYGFELLSPDPIELTDAGITAVLSPDGLAADVLASINATELAKRQFREIARVSGLVHPGLPRSGRSARQLQASSGLFYDVFREYDLGTLLLDQARAEVLDRQFEQTRLAHALARIAVARVVVVTTDRPTPLAFPLLVQRMRETLSSEKLADRVKRMTLTLERKAGPVPSGESHP comes from the coding sequence ATGAGCCGGTCAACTCCTCCACCGGTAGCCCCACTGTCTCCCGAGGCGTGGTTCGCGGCACAGGGGTGGGCTCCTTTCCCCTTCCAGCGCGAGGCGTGGGCCGCTTACCAGACCGGGGCGAGGGGCCTCATCCACGCGTCGACCGGCACGGGCAAAACGTACGCCGCGTACTTCGGGCCGGTCCTCGAAGCGTTGGCCGAACCTGCGCTCCGGGGTCCGGCGCCGCTCCGCGTCCTCTGGATCACGCCCCTCCGCGCTCTGTCGAACGACACGGCGGTCGCGCTACGCGCCCCGCTCGGCCCCCTCGGGCTCGCGTGGGATGTCGGCGTCCGGAACGGCGACACGGGATCGTCCGAGCGGGCGCGCCAGCGGAAGCGGCTGCCGACCGTCCTCATTACGACCCCGGAAAGTCTGTCACTCCTGCTCACCCAGGCCGACGCGCCGGAACGTCTGTCGGGCTTACGGGCGGTGGTCGTCGACGAGTGGCACGAACTCCTCGGGACGAAGCGAGGAGTCCTGACCGAACTCGCGCTCGCCCGCCTCCGCGGCTGGAACGCGGGCCTCCGCGTCTGGGGACTGTCGGCCACGCTCGGAAACCTCAATCACGCTCTGGCGACCCTGGTCGGCGTCGGGGGAACGGGGCGGATGATTCGCGGGCACGTCCCGAAGCCCGTGGTCATCGACAGCGTCATCCCCGACCGGGTCGAGCGCTTTCCGTGGGCCGGGCACCTGGGTCTGAGCCTGCTCCCCCAAGTGGTCGCCGCAATTGAGGAGGGGCGGTCGGCCCTCGTGTTCACGAACACCCGCGCGCAGACCGAGATCTGGTATCAGGCGATCCTCGGCACCCGCCCCGACTGGGCCGGCCGGATGGCGCTGCACCACGGTTCGCTCGACCGGAAGGTCCGCGACTGGGTCGAAGATCAACTCCGCGCGGGTACGATGCGGTGCGTCGTCTGTACGTCCAGTCTCGACCTCGGGGTCGATTTTGCACCCGTGGATCGCGTCGTCCAGATCGGCAGTCCGAAAGGGGTCGCCCGGCTCTTGCAGCGAGCTGGGCGGAGCGGGCACCAACCCGGGGCCGTGAGCCGCGTCACTTGCGTCCCGACGAACGTCCTGGAACTGGTGGAAGTCGCCGCCGCGCGGGTGGCGGCCGCGGCGGGGGCGATCGAAAGCCGGCAGCCCGTACGCAAGGCATATGATTTACTCGCCCAACACGTCGTCAGCACGGCGGTCGCGGGTGGCTTCACGCCGGACGCGCTTCTCGCGGAGGTCCGCACGACGGCCGCCTACGCCGACCTGACGGCGGCCGAGTGGGCGTGGGTGTTGGATTTCGTGATCCGCGGCGGGGAGTCGTTGAAAGCCTACCCGGACTACCGCCGGGTGGTGATCGACGACGGCCGACTCAAGGTGGCCGACGAACGGATCGCCCGGCGACACCGGCTAGCCATCGGGACGATTACGAGCGACGCGAGCTTGGAGGTCCGTTTCCTCCGGGGCGGGCGACTCGGGTCTGTGGAAGAGGCGTTCGCGGCCCGATTGAAGCCCGGCGACCGGTTCGCGTTCGCCGGGCGGGTGCTGGAATTCGTCCGGGTGCGCGAGATGACGGCGTGGGTCCGTAAGGCGACCGGAAGCCCCACGACCATCCCGCGATGGGCCGGCGGGCGGATGCCGTTGTCGACCGAACTATCGGCCGCCGTGCGGCAACAATTGGAGGTAGCCCGGACGGGGCGATACGAGTCCCCGGAGTTGGCGGCCGTCCGCCCCGTCCTCGAACTTCAGGCCAGGTGGTCGCGCGTCCCGGCCCCCGACGAACTCCTCGTCGAGCGACTCACCACCCGCGAGGGGCATCACCTGTTCGTTTACCCGTTCGAGGGCCGTCTCGTCCACGAGGGAATGGCCGCACTCGCCGCCTACCGTCTGTCCCGGCAGCGCCCGGTATCGTTTACTCTATCGGCGAACGACTACGGGTTCGAACTTCTTTCTCCGGACCCGATCGAGCTGACCGACGCCGGGATCACCGCGGTCCTGTCTCCGGACGGCCTGGCCGCCGACGTGTTGGCTTCGATCAACGCGACCGAGTTGGCGAAACGGCAGTTCCGAGAGATCGCCCGGGTCTCGGGGTTGGTCCACCCCGGGCTCCCGCGGTCGGGCCGGTCCGCCCGCCAACTCCAGGCATCGAGTGGCTTGTTTTACGACGTCTTCCGTGAATACGACCTGGGGACGTTGCTTCTCGACCAGGCCCGCGCGGAAGTCCTCGACCGGCAGTTTGAGCAGACCCGCCTGGCCCACGCTCTCGCCCGGATCGCGGTCGCCCGAGTGGTCGTCGTGACGACCGACCGCCCGACACCTCTGGCCTTTCCGCTCCTCGTCCAGCGCATGCGCGAAACACTCTCGTCCGAAAAGCTGGCCGACCGCGTCAAGCGCATGACCCTTACCCTGGAACGGAAAGCCGGGCCGGTCCCCTCGGGCGAGTCGCATCCATGA
- the pdeM gene encoding ligase-associated DNA damage response endonuclease PdeM codes for MTRFAVCGEVLWLLPERCAFWERTQTLVLADPHFGKPDAFRAAAVPVPGGATGPLDRLDRALETTGATRVVVLGDFWHAREGRTPELVEELDAWRADRPDVRFDLFRGNHDRAGPPPPGWAEVWQTGDVSDGPFVFAHFPEPSDVGYVLAGHLHPAVALTGLGRQRVRLPCFWFGPQVGVFPAFGDFTGTATIRPGEKDRVFVLAEDQVVDITPDPGSGDK; via the coding sequence ATGACCCGGTTCGCCGTGTGCGGGGAAGTATTGTGGCTGCTGCCGGAACGGTGCGCGTTCTGGGAACGGACGCAGACGCTCGTCCTCGCCGACCCACACTTCGGTAAGCCGGACGCATTTCGGGCGGCCGCGGTGCCGGTGCCGGGTGGAGCGACCGGGCCACTGGACCGTCTCGACCGTGCGCTCGAAACAACCGGGGCAACGCGGGTCGTCGTCCTGGGTGACTTCTGGCACGCCCGTGAGGGCCGGACACCAGAACTGGTTGAGGAACTGGACGCCTGGCGGGCGGACCGGCCGGATGTGCGATTCGACTTATTTCGAGGCAACCACGACCGGGCTGGCCCGCCACCGCCCGGATGGGCAGAGGTCTGGCAAACGGGCGATGTTTCGGACGGCCCGTTCGTGTTCGCGCATTTCCCCGAGCCGTCGGATGTCGGATACGTTTTGGCGGGACACCTGCACCCGGCGGTCGCGTTGACGGGATTGGGTCGGCAGCGTGTCCGGCTCCCCTGTTTCTGGTTCGGTCCGCAGGTCGGAGTGTTCCCAGCGTTCGGAGATTTTACCGGCACGGCGACCATCCGTCCCGGTGAGAAGGACCGGGTGTTCGTACTGGCGGAAGATCAGGTCGTTGACATCACGCCGGATCCGGGGAGTGGAGACAAATGA
- a CDS encoding HAD family hydrolase translates to MSCLSDTPYDVKAARHAGVRVIALRCGGWDDRDLNADEIYDDPADLAKYIDRSLLVR, encoded by the coding sequence ATGAGTTGCCTAAGCGATACGCCGTACGACGTGAAAGCGGCGCGGCATGCGGGCGTGAGGGTGATCGCGCTCCGCTGTGGCGGGTGGGACGATCGGGATCTCAACGCGGACGAAATCTACGACGACCCGGCCGATCTGGCCAAGTACATCGACCGCTCGCTTTTGGTACGCTGA
- a CDS encoding SDR family NAD(P)-dependent oxidoreductase → MQRSLLLAALGIGGYLTYRALKPKFDFTDKHVVITGGTRGLGLVLARALADRGARLSVCSRGIEEVERAGRELAERGTRVFAAPCDVTERDQVRTFAADARRHNGPIDVLINNAGVIQVGPWGEMRDEDFEQSLRTHFWASLSMIREVLPEMTTRRAGRIVNISSIGGKIAVPHLLPYSVGKFALAGLSDGLRAEVARHGIVVTTVCPGLMRTGSHVNAQFKGRHTAEYAWFALGDSIPGLSVDAESAARAILTGCARGDAEVIVGLPAKVAILARALCPNLMAGALEAANRWVLPDAGGIGAEVASGLESRGALPAFVTTLTDRAAVANNELPAGHGVPIPSPRM, encoded by the coding sequence ATGCAACGCTCGCTTCTTCTCGCCGCTCTCGGCATCGGTGGCTACCTGACTTACCGGGCTTTGAAGCCGAAGTTCGACTTCACCGACAAACACGTCGTCATCACGGGCGGAACGCGGGGGCTCGGACTCGTGTTAGCCCGCGCGTTGGCCGATCGGGGAGCCCGGTTGTCGGTTTGTAGTCGGGGTATCGAGGAAGTCGAACGGGCGGGCCGTGAGTTGGCGGAGCGAGGGACGCGCGTATTCGCCGCCCCGTGCGACGTGACGGAGCGCGATCAGGTGCGAACATTCGCGGCGGATGCCCGGCGACACAACGGCCCGATCGACGTGCTGATTAATAACGCGGGCGTCATCCAGGTCGGCCCGTGGGGCGAGATGCGCGATGAAGACTTTGAACAGTCGCTGCGGACGCACTTCTGGGCGTCCCTGTCCATGATCCGCGAAGTGCTGCCCGAAATGACGACTCGCCGAGCCGGACGGATCGTGAACATCTCTTCCATTGGCGGCAAGATCGCCGTCCCTCACCTCCTGCCGTATTCGGTCGGGAAGTTTGCGTTGGCCGGTTTGTCGGACGGGTTGCGAGCCGAGGTCGCCCGACACGGCATCGTTGTGACCACCGTCTGTCCCGGGCTGATGCGGACCGGCAGCCACGTGAACGCCCAGTTCAAGGGCCGCCATACGGCGGAGTACGCCTGGTTCGCCTTGGGCGACAGCATTCCCGGTCTCTCGGTCGACGCCGAATCGGCCGCGCGGGCGATTCTCACTGGGTGTGCCCGCGGGGATGCCGAGGTGATCGTCGGCCTCCCGGCAAAGGTCGCCATCCTCGCCCGTGCTCTCTGCCCCAACCTGATGGCCGGTGCATTGGAGGCGGCAAATCGTTGGGTCTTGCCAGACGCCGGAGGAATTGGGGCCGAGGTCGCGTCGGGGCTTGAGAGCCGGGGAGCGTTACCCGCGTTCGTCACAACTCTGACCGACCGTGCGGCTGTGGCCAATAATGAACTGCCGGCCGGTCATGGAGTCCCAATACCATCGCCGCGCATGTAA